The Bos indicus x Bos taurus breed Angus x Brahman F1 hybrid chromosome 11, Bos_hybrid_MaternalHap_v2.0, whole genome shotgun sequence genome includes a region encoding these proteins:
- the DUSP2 gene encoding dual specificity protein phosphatase 2, whose amino-acid sequence MGEKASQGASRPRVRSRGGSSQKEPWGAKVGGGIWANTFPAELVPGFLYQRIPPPSLPQSRARPACAPRETAGAAPAPSCFALVWRPGRPAHGYLNHGAGEGARTDGWGSAAAARARGARAGRGGRRGRGTGRGERRLPRANMGLEAARELDCAALGALLREPREAERTLVLDCRPFLAFCRRHVRAARPVPWNALLRRRARGPPAAALACLLPDRALRARLARGELARAVVLDEGSASVADLPPDGPAHALLAALLHETRAGPTAVCFLPGGFDRFQACCPDLCSESPVPAMTPDNNDNSRSDSRAPSYDQGGPVEILPYLYLGSCSHSSDLQGLRACGITAVLNVSASCPNHFEGLLRYKSIPVEDNQMVEISAWFPEAIGFIDSVKNSGGRVLVHCQAGISRSATICLAYLIQSRRVRLDEAFDFVKQRRGVISPNFSFMGQLLQFETQVLCH is encoded by the exons ATGGGAGAGAAAGCCAGTCAAGGGGCATCAAGGCCCAGAGTGAGGTCGAGGGGTGGGAGCTCTCAGAAAGAGCCCTGGGGCGCCAAGGTGGGAGGGGGTATTTGGGCAAACACCTTCCCTGCGGAGCTGGTCCCCGGCTTCCTCTACCAGCGCATCCCTCCCCCGAGCCTGCCCCAGTCCCGGGCCCGCCCCGCCTGCGCACCGCGTGAGACCGCGGGGGCGGCACCGGCGCCTTCCTGCTTTGCCCTTGTTTGGCGACCCGGGAGGCCGGCCCACGGCTACTTAAACCACGGCGCTGGAGAGGGTGCCAGAACAGACGGCTGGGGCAGTGCGGCCGCCGCGAGAGCCCGGGGAGCGCGCgcagggagagggggaaggagaggaagaggaacgGGAAGAGGGGAAAGGAGGCTACCAAGGGCCAACATGGGGCTGGAGGCGGCGCGAGAGCTGGACTGCGCGGCGCTGGGCGCGCTGCTGCGGGAGCCTCGGGAGGCTGAGCGCACGCTGGTGCTCGACTGCCGTCCCTTCCTGGCCTTCTGCCGCCGCCACGTGCGCGCCGCGCGCCCTGTCCCCTGGAACGCGCTGCTGCGCCGCCGCGCGCGGggcccgcccgccgccgccctcGCCTGCCTGCTGCCAGACCGCGCACTACGGGCGCGCCTGGCCCGCGGGGAGCTGGCGCGGGCCGTGGTGCTGGACGAGGGCAGCGCCTCGGTGGCGGACCTCCCGCCTGACGGCCCGGCCCACGCGCTGCTCGCCGCGCTCCTGCACGAGACCCGCGCGGGACCCACCGCCGTGTGCTTCCTGCCAG GAGGCTTCGATCGCTTTCAAGCCTGCTGCCCCGATCTGTGCTCTGAGTCCCCGGTCCCCGCGATGACGCCTGACAACAACGACAACAGCCGATCGGACTCCAGGGCTCCCTCTTATGACCAG GGCGGCCCCGTGGAGATCTTGCCCTACCTGTACCTGGGCAGCTGCAGCCACTCGTCAGACCTGCAGGGGCTGCGGGCTTGCGGCATCACCGCCGTGCTCAACGTCTCGGCCAGCTGCCCCAACCACTTTGAGGGCCTCCTGCGCTACAAGAGCATCCCTGTGGAGGACAATCAGATGGTGGAGATCAGTGCCTGGTTCCCAGAGGCCATTGGCTTCATTG ACTCAGTGAAGAACAGTGGGGGTCGCGTGCTGGTGCACTGCCAGGCGGGCATCTCGCGCTCCGCCACCATCTGCCTGGCGTACCTGATACAGAGTCGCCGCGTGCGGCTGGATGAGGCCTTTGACTTTGTGAAGCAACGCCGGGGAGTCATTTCCCCCAACTTCAGTTTCATGGGGCAGCTGCTGCAGTTTGAGACTCAGGTGCTCTGTCACTGA
- the ASTL gene encoding astacin-like metalloendopeptidase, with protein MSMEGLWPWVLILVCLPGFIVGAPSASHCAGACETRFSEDLTPEETQTSWDKDIPAINQGLIPEESPESSFLLEGDILRPSPFRLFSATSSKWPKNGGVVEVPFLLSSKYDKPSRQVILEAFAEFERFTCIRFVAYDGQRDFISIIPMSGCFSSIGRSGGMQVVSLGPSCLQRGPGIVLHELMHVLGFWHEHSRADRDHYIRVNWNEILPGFEMNFIKSRSSNMLVPYDYSSVMHYGRLAFSRRGLPTITPLWAPSVHIGQRWNLSNSDIARVLRFYDCSPSGHEPSGKGLQTPGSGRSPTPGSRSRLQQLLKALLEESRRSDPRGFGAEDQHAAAKSEESLRAWKPSALRNSEVKASADPAPSAPSFLPEAKAWGSLS; from the exons ATGAGCATGGAAGGTCTCTGGCCATGGGTCCTGATTCTGGTCTGTCTGCCTG GCTTCATCGTAGGAGCACCCTCAGCCTCTCACTGCGCTGGAGCCTGTGAGACCAGATTCTCAGAAGACCTCACCCCTGAGGAGACCCAGACATCTTGGGACAAGGACATCCCTGCAATAAACCAAG GGCTGATTCCAGAGGAGTCCCCAGAGAGCAGCTTCCTCCTTGAGGGTGACATCCTCCGGCCG AGTCCCTTCCGGCTGTTCTCGGCGACCAGCAGCAAGTGGCCTAAGAATGGCGGTGTCGTGGAGGTCCCCTTCCTGCTCTCCAGCAAGTACG ATAAGCCTAGCCGCCAAGTCATCCTGGAGGCATTTGCTGAGTTTGAACGCTTCACGTGCATCAGGTTTGTTGCCTACGATGGCCAGAGGGACTTCATTTCCATCATCCCCATGTCTGG GTGCTTCTCGAGCATTGGCCGCAGCGGAGGGATGCAGGTGGTATCTCTAGGGCCCAGCTGTCTCCAGAGGGGCCCGGGCATCGTCCTGCATGAGCTTATGCACGTGCTGGGCTTCTGGCATGAGCACTCGCGGGCCGACCGGGACCACTACATCCGTGTGAACTGGAATGAGATCCTCCCAG gttttgaaatGAACTTCATCAAATCTCGGAGCAGCAACATGCTGGTGCCCTATGACTACTCTTCAGTGATGCACTATGGGAG GCTCGCCTTCAGCCGGCGCGGGCTGCCCACCATCACTCCACTCTGGGCCCCCAGTGTCCACATTGGCCAGCGATGGAACCTCAGCAACTCGGACATTGCACGGGTCCTCAGGTTTTATGACTGCAGCCCAAGTGGCCACGAGCCCAGTGGGAAAG GGCTCCAGACCCCCGGGAGTGGTAGGAGCCCCACTCCTGGCTCTAGATCACGGCTGCAGCAGCTTCTGAAGGCACTGTTGGAGGAATCCAGGAGATCTGACCCCAGAGGCTTCGGGGCAGAAGACCAACATGCTGCTGCCAAGTCTGAAGAGAGCCTTCGTGCATGGAAGCCCTCCGCCCTGAGGAATTCCGAAGTGAAGGCCTCTGCCGACCCTGCCCCGTCAGCCCCCAGCTTCCTCCCTGAGGCCAAGGCCTGGGGCAGTCTTTCCTGA